A genomic segment from Agrobacterium vitis encodes:
- a CDS encoding DUF4160 domain-containing protein, with protein MRSAHGEAKIWLEPTIGLSESFGFNSRELSAIIKIVIDNRAAFTRAWREYFGN; from the coding sequence GTGCGCAGCGCCCACGGGGAAGCCAAAATCTGGCTGGAACCCACCATCGGACTGTCCGAGAGCTTCGGGTTCAACAGCCGGGAATTATCTGCTATTATCAAGATTGTCATAGACAACCGTGCGGCATTTACGAGGGCTTGGCGTGAATATTTCGGCAACTGA
- a CDS encoding DUF2442 domain-containing protein, whose protein sequence is MNISATDVRFDDDSIWVSLSDGRVLGIPLAWFPRLLTASVEQRNQFELSISGIHWDDLDEDISIAGLIEGRGDQTRSPVAAE, encoded by the coding sequence GTGAATATTTCGGCAACTGATGTCCGCTTCGATGACGACAGCATATGGGTTTCGCTCAGCGATGGCCGGGTGCTGGGCATTCCACTTGCCTGGTTTCCGCGCCTGCTTACGGCCTCGGTGGAGCAACGAAATCAGTTCGAATTGAGCATATCCGGCATTCATTGGGACGATCTGGACGAGGATATTTCCATTGCTGGCCTGATCGAAGGCCGAGGCGACCAGACAAGAAGCCCGGTTGCCGCCGAATAA
- a CDS encoding alpha-glucosidase has translation MPTKTDRASKTAGKAVSDWWRGAVIYQVYPRSFQDTTGDGIGDIKGITQRLPYIASLGVDAIWLSPFFTSPMADMGYDVSDYCDVDPMFGTLADFDAMMTKAHDLGLKVIIDQVISHTSDQHPWFIESRASRNNPKADWYVWANAKPDGTAPSNWLSVFGGPAWEWDGVRKQYYMHNFLGSQPDLNFHNPQVQQAVLDATRFWLERGVDGFRLDTVNYYFHDKELRNNPPHAPDSGDAGLDAPDVNPYGMQEHLHDKTQPENIGFLQKLRALLDEYQDRTTVGEVGDGARSLKTVAAYTSGGDKLHMCYTFDLLGPHFTPSHIRDCVTSFQSMVKDGWVCWAFSNHDVVRHVSRFAQGPEEMPQVAKLAISILASLRGSICLYQGEELGLPEADLAFEDLRDPYGIRFWPAFKGRDGCRTPMVWEKAKAQAGFTSGKPWLPVQPEQQALSVDAQDKDKSSVLNHYRNMLALRKAHPALRDGSMSFLDINEDVLAFLRGENSDRLLFVFNMRRGPQEVRLPEHMTVKDIIALPDSRSTYEKGVITLDALDGFCARV, from the coding sequence ATGCCGACCAAGACTGATCGTGCCAGCAAAACCGCAGGGAAAGCAGTGAGCGACTGGTGGCGCGGCGCGGTTATTTATCAGGTCTATCCACGCTCGTTTCAGGATACCACAGGTGATGGCATCGGCGACATCAAGGGCATAACCCAGCGCTTGCCCTATATAGCCTCGCTTGGCGTCGATGCCATCTGGCTGTCGCCGTTCTTCACTTCGCCCATGGCTGACATGGGCTATGACGTCTCGGACTATTGCGATGTCGATCCGATGTTCGGCACACTTGCCGATTTCGACGCGATGATGACCAAGGCGCATGATCTCGGCCTGAAAGTGATTATCGACCAGGTAATTTCCCATACATCCGACCAGCACCCCTGGTTCATTGAGAGCCGCGCCAGCCGCAACAATCCCAAGGCTGACTGGTATGTCTGGGCCAATGCCAAGCCGGATGGCACCGCACCGAGCAATTGGCTATCGGTGTTCGGCGGCCCGGCCTGGGAATGGGATGGGGTGCGCAAGCAATATTACATGCATAATTTTCTGGGCTCCCAGCCGGATCTGAATTTCCACAATCCGCAGGTGCAGCAGGCAGTGCTGGATGCCACCCGGTTTTGGCTGGAGCGCGGCGTGGATGGGTTCCGGCTGGATACCGTGAACTATTATTTTCATGACAAGGAATTGCGCAACAACCCGCCCCATGCGCCAGACAGCGGCGATGCCGGGCTCGATGCGCCGGATGTTAATCCCTATGGCATGCAGGAACATCTGCACGACAAGACCCAGCCGGAAAATATCGGCTTCCTGCAAAAATTGCGGGCGCTGCTGGATGAATATCAAGACCGCACCACGGTGGGCGAGGTTGGCGATGGCGCACGGTCGTTGAAAACCGTGGCCGCCTATACCAGCGGCGGCGACAAGCTGCATATGTGCTACACATTCGATCTGCTGGGGCCACATTTTACCCCGTCGCATATTCGCGATTGTGTCACCTCCTTCCAGTCGATGGTGAAAGATGGATGGGTGTGCTGGGCCTTTTCCAACCATGACGTGGTGCGCCATGTCTCGCGCTTTGCCCAGGGGCCGGAAGAAATGCCGCAGGTGGCCAAGCTTGCCATCAGCATTCTCGCCAGCCTACGCGGCTCAATCTGCCTTTATCAGGGCGAAGAACTCGGCCTGCCGGAGGCCGATCTTGCCTTTGAAGACCTCCGCGATCCCTATGGCATTCGCTTCTGGCCCGCCTTCAAGGGCCGCGACGGATGCCGCACACCGATGGTCTGGGAAAAAGCCAAGGCGCAGGCCGGTTTTACCAGCGGCAAACCATGGCTGCCGGTTCAGCCGGAGCAGCAGGCTCTGTCGGTGGACGCCCAGGACAAGGACAAGAGCTCGGTGCTCAACCACTACCGCAACATGCTGGCCTTGCGCAAAGCCCATCCGGCCCTGCGCGATGGGTCCATGTCCTTCCTTGACATCAACGAGGATGTGCTGGCCTTCCTGCGCGGGGAGAACAGCGACAGACTGCTGTTTGTCTTCAACATGCGGCGCGGACCGCAGGAGGTTCGCCTGCCGGAGCATATGACGGTGAAGGATATCATCGCTTTGCCAGATTCCCGCAGCACCTATGAAAAGGGCGTGATTACGCTTGATGCGCTTGACGGTTTTTGCGCGCGGGTGTGA
- a CDS encoding glycosyltransferase family 4 protein: MRLTIVTDAWHPQVNGVVRSIENTNAELTRMGVTVTMVTPADYRSLPMPTYPEIRLSLASPWRIAAAIKQSRPDLIHIATEGPLGLLARRWCLSQGLAFSTSYHTRFPEYVAARLPLPLSLLYAYVRWFHRAGGACMVATESLKRELEDRKIGNLRLWSRGIDTELFHPQPLEANPFDLPRPIFMTVGRVAVEKNLPAFLDLDLPGSKVVVGDGPARAELAERYPDVLFTGVKFGAELASAYAQADVFVFPSKTDTFGNTILEALACGVPVAGFPVTGPIDIISDPKAGALNDDLKAACLEALNCSRSQARALAETYSWASATRQFLDNVIEAKTQGRWRMLMRRKKPINQALES, encoded by the coding sequence ATGAGATTGACAATCGTGACCGATGCCTGGCATCCGCAGGTGAATGGCGTGGTGCGCTCCATTGAAAATACCAATGCCGAACTGACCAGGATGGGCGTTACCGTCACCATGGTCACGCCTGCGGACTATCGCAGCCTGCCCATGCCGACCTACCCGGAAATCCGCCTGTCGCTGGCCAGCCCGTGGCGGATTGCCGCCGCCATCAAGCAAAGCCGCCCGGACCTGATCCATATCGCCACCGAAGGGCCACTGGGTCTGTTGGCGCGGCGCTGGTGCCTGAGCCAGGGCCTAGCCTTTTCCACCAGCTATCACACCCGTTTTCCCGAATATGTCGCGGCCCGCCTGCCATTGCCGCTTTCGCTGCTCTATGCCTATGTGCGCTGGTTTCACCGCGCTGGCGGCGCCTGCATGGTGGCGACCGAAAGCCTGAAACGAGAGCTGGAAGACCGCAAGATCGGCAATCTGCGGCTTTGGAGCCGAGGCATCGATACCGAACTGTTCCACCCGCAGCCGCTTGAGGCAAATCCCTTCGACCTGCCCCGCCCGATCTTCATGACGGTTGGCCGGGTCGCGGTGGAAAAAAACCTGCCAGCCTTTCTCGATCTCGACCTGCCGGGTTCGAAAGTGGTGGTGGGCGATGGCCCTGCCCGCGCCGAATTGGCGGAACGCTATCCGGACGTGCTGTTTACCGGCGTCAAATTCGGCGCCGAGCTGGCAAGCGCCTATGCGCAGGCCGATGTTTTCGTGTTTCCTTCGAAAACCGACACGTTTGGCAATACGATTTTGGAAGCGCTGGCCTGCGGCGTACCCGTGGCCGGCTTTCCCGTCACCGGACCGATCGACATCATCTCTGATCCCAAAGCTGGCGCGCTCAATGACGACCTGAAAGCCGCCTGCCTTGAAGCACTGAACTGCTCTCGCAGCCAAGCCAGAGCCTTGGCGGAAACCTATTCCTGGGCCTCCGCCACCCGCCAGTTTCTCGACAATGTCATCGAGGCCAAAACGCAGGGCCGCTGGCGGATGCTGATGCGGCGGAAAAAACCGATCAACCAAGCTTTGGAAAGTTGA